Proteins encoded in a region of the Canis lupus familiaris isolate Mischka breed German Shepherd chromosome 1, alternate assembly UU_Cfam_GSD_1.0, whole genome shotgun sequence genome:
- the RNASET2 gene encoding ribonuclease T2 isoform X1 has product MRPAAPLRLLLSSLCLALCCPGGARGSRGSDNHEWKKLIMVHHWPVTVCKEVENDCRDPPDYWTIHGLWPDKAEECNGSWHFHLEEIKDLMPEMKMYWPDVIHPLNHSHFWKHEWEKHGTCAAQLDALNSQKKYFGGSLDLYRDLDLNSMLQKLGIKPSINYYQVSDIKDALAGIYGVIPKIQCLPPQQGEEVQTIGQIELCFTKELRLRNCTEPGEPGGPGGPAPRGPRAGVSGGTGLEVCEDGPAFYPPPPGAVP; this is encoded by the exons ATGAGGCCCGCAGCCCCGCTCCGCCTGCTCCtgagctccctctgcctggcgcTGTGCTGcccgggcggggcgcgcgggtCCCGCGGGAG TGACAACCATGAGTGGAAAAAACTAATTATGGTTCACCACTGGCCTGTAACAGTGTGCAAG GAGGTTGAGAACGACTGCAGGGACCCTCCAGATTACTGGACGATACACGGATTATG gCCTGATAAAGCAGAAGAATGTAATGGATCATGGCACTTTCACTTAGAAGAGATTAAG gACCTTATGCCTGAAATGAAGATGTACTGGCCTGATGTGATCCATCCACTCAATCACAGCCATTTCTG GAAGCACGAGTGGGAGAAGCACGGCACCTGTGCTGCCCAGCTAGATGCCCTCAACTCCCAGAAGAAATACTTTGGTGGAAGCCTGGACCTGTACCGGGACCTTGACCTTAATAG catgCTCCAAAAATTGGGAATAAAGCCGTCTATCAACTACTACCAG GTTTCAGATATTAAAGATGCCCTTGCCGGCATATACGGAGTCATACCTAAAATCCAGTGTCTTCCGCCACAACAG GGTGAGGAGGTACAGACGATCGGGCAGATAGAGCTGTGCTTCACCAAGGAGCTGCGGCTACGCAACTGCACggagcccggggagcccggggggcctggggggccggcGCCCCGCGGGCCCAGAGCGGGGGTGTCGGGGGGCACCGGGCTGGAGGTGTGCGAGGACGGCCCCGCCTTCTACCCCCCGCCGCCGGGGGCTGTGCCCTGA